In Eretmochelys imbricata isolate rEreImb1 chromosome 4, rEreImb1.hap1, whole genome shotgun sequence, a single window of DNA contains:
- the GIMD1 gene encoding GTPase IMAP family member GIMD1, which yields MSDTDEMTINLLLVGRTQSGKSAAGNSLLGSSDFDSHLSPSSVTTCCSLGCSCRISGFTRRNGYELALRVHVMDTPGYPHSSLSKEEVRQAVRAALAQHFGEEGLHLALLVLRADLPLCEEENHHTIQLVQELLGPTWKNFTAILFTHADKVEEAGLNGDQYFHIASDALLNLLSSVQQRYIFVDNQANTLQQERKTILRKIMEFIRKNSYQVLLVK from the exons ATGTCTGACACCGATGAGATGACCATCAATCTTCTCTTGGTTGGAAGGACCCAGAGTGGCAAAAGTGCTGCTGGGAATAGCCTTCTGGGCAGCTCTGACTTTGACAGCCATCTATCCCCAAGCTCTGTGACCACATGCTGCAGTCTCGGATGCAGCTGCCGCATCTCAGGCTTCACACGCCGAAATGGCTACGAGCTAGCCCTGCGGGTTCATGTCATGGACACTCCAGGGTATCCTCACAGCAGCCTGAGCAAAGAAGAGGTGCGGCAAGCGGTGAGGGCAGCTCTGGCTCAGCACTTTGGAGAGGAGGGCCTTCACCTAGCACTCTTGGTCCTGAGAGCTGACTTACCTCTTTGTGAAGAAGAAAATCATCACACAATTCAGCTAGTCCAG GAACTTCTGGGTCCCACATGGAAAAACTTCACTGCAATTCTATTTACGCACGCAGATAAGGTAGAAGAGGCAGGATTAAATGGAGACCAATACTTTCATATTGCCTCAGATGCCCTGTTAAACCTTTTGAGCTCAGTACAACAGAGATACATTTTTGTAGACAACCAGGCAAACACACTCcaacaggaaagaaaaacaatctTAAGAAAAATCATGGAATTTATAAGAAAAAATAGTTACCAAGTGCTTCTAGTTAAATAA